The Humulus lupulus chromosome 4, drHumLupu1.1, whole genome shotgun sequence genome has a window encoding:
- the LOC133831192 gene encoding ras-related protein RABC2a-like produces MGSSSGQSHSYDLSFKILLIGDSGVGKSSLLVSFISNSPDNLAPTIGVDFKIKLLTVDGKRLKLTIWDTAGQERFRTLTSSYYRGAQGIILVYDVTRRETFTNLSDVWAKEVELYLTNQDCVKILVGNKVDRESDRAVSRDEGIALAKELGSMFLECSAKTRENVEQCFEELALKIMEVPSLLEEGSNAVKRNIIKHKQDHQAPPGGGGGCCL; encoded by the exons atgggttcTTCTTCAGGTCAGAGCCATAGCTACGATCTGTCGTTTAAGATCTTGTTGATCGGAGATTCTGGGGTTGGCAAAAGCAGCCTTCTTGTTAGCTTCATCTCCAACTCACCAGATAATCTAGCTCCCACCATTG GAGTTGATTTTAAGATCAAGCTGCTCACAGTAGATGGGAAGAGGTTGAAACTGACAATTTGGGACACTG CTGGACAGGAGAGGTTCAGAACATTAACAAGTTCATATTACAGAGGAGCTCAGGGGATCATTCTAG TATATGATGTGACTCGGCGAGAAACATTCACAAACTTATCAGATGTATGGGCTAAAGAAGTGGAGCTGTACTTAACTAATCAGGACTGTGTCAAAATACTTGTTGGAAACAAAGTTGATAGA GAATCTGATAGAGCTGTAAGTAGAGATGAAGGAATAGCTCTAGCCAAAGAGCTTGGATCTATGTTTCTTGAGTGTAGTGCTAAAACCAGAGAAAACGTCGAGCAATGCTTCGAAGAGCTTGCATTAAAG ATAATGGAGGTGCCTAGTCTATTGGAAGAAGGTTCTAATGCAGTAAAGAGAAACATAATAAAGCATAAACAGGATCATCAAGCACCtcctggtggtggtggtggttgttgCTTGTAA